The following DNA comes from Verrucomicrobiota bacterium.
CGCGCAATGGCGTGGCAAAGCAATGGAAATCCTCGGACACGTTGACCAGCAGGCCGGCTTTTGCGCCGCGCGAAACCAAAACCCAACCGCGGGTTTGTTGCGACAACGCTCGAGCGGCGCGACCCAGCTCCACTTCTGAGCACAGTGTCCGCCCCCACCATTGCGCGAGTTCGTGGTCGTTGGGCTTCACCAGGAACGGATGCGCCTTAACCGCTGCAGACAACGCCGGCCCCTCGCAGTCGAGCAGCGTCTTCACACCGAAACGGTGCGCAAGTCGGATAAGTTGGGAATAGGCCGTGACAGGCACGCCGCGCGGCAGGCTGCCGGACACAATGAGCAGACCGCCGGCAGGGCGCGTCACTCCGTGCGTGCCGCGGTTTCGAGGTCGTGAGACGGCGCGCACGGAGTGACGCGCCCTACCCTGCTCGGCACAGATTCGCTTGAGATGCCGTTCAACGTTTTTCAACACCCCGTTCCACTCGCGTCGGCTCAGTTTCGGCCCGAGGGGATTGAAACGCATCTGACGTCCGGCGTCTGTTGTAACAATGATGTTGGCGCGCGTGGGTTCGCAGAGGCGAACGATTTTCGCCGGGAGTTTCTCCGCGCGAAGATAACCCGCAAGTTCGTCACCCGTCTGACCGCCGAGGGGAAGGAGCAGTTCCGGTTTGCCGCCGAGATGTTTGAGCCAGCGCGCGACGTTGATGCCCTTGCCACCCGCCCAGCAGCGTTGCGATTGCACCTCGTTCTTTTCCTCCCACTGAATGTGTTTCAGCCGCCACTCGACATCGATCGACGGATTCAGCGCGAGCACCAACGAGTGCATTTACGGGTAG
Coding sequences within:
- a CDS encoding 1-phosphofructokinase family hexose kinase — translated: MHSLVLALNPSIDVEWRLKHIQWEEKNEVQSQRCWAGGKGINVARWLKHLGGKPELLLPLGGQTGDELAGYLRAEKLPAKIVRLCEPTRANIIVTTDAGRQMRFNPLGPKLSRREWNGVLKNVERHLKRICAEQGRARHSVRAVSRPRNRGTHGVTRPAGGLLIVSGSLPRGVPVTAYSQLIRLAHRFGVKTLLDCEGPALSAAVKAHPFLVKPNDHELAQWWGRTLCSEVELGRAARALSQQTRGWVLVSRGAKAGLLVNVSEDFHCFATPLRVEPQNTVGAGDALLAAVARQIERGAPPQEWLRHGVAIGTVATQVPPGVLPTHSVIRLYEKKVRRAG